Proteins encoded in a region of the Planctomycetota bacterium genome:
- the hrpB gene encoding ATP-dependent helicase HrpB: MNQPPPREPLPPWAADLPVRAVLDDVVAASRGGAAVVVAPPGSGKTLLVPAALVDDLGGAAVILVQPRRLAARAVAAQIARLRGGALGDEVGYQVRFDTCTSRATRLFVETTGIVLRRLLDDIALPGTGAVVLDEFHERSVEMDLVFGLLRRVRESLRPDLRVVVTSATLAAGPVAAALGGCPVIEAAGRMFPVEVVHHGRGPRRELVEMVRPAVEEALGRTPGHVIVFLPGVGEIAACQRDLDGLAARGGHDLLPLHGDLPPERQDAALAETGRRKIILATNVAETSLTIPGVTAVVDSGLARQLVVNPATGLPRLELVGISRAAADQRAGRAGRTGPGRAVRLWTEAEHAGRPAAETPEILRSDLAGPLLWLETLGEATDFPWLDRPSEEALATARRVLERLGAVDADGRVTAQGREMVRLPTHPRLGRMLIEGAARGVLREASIAAALVSDRDPFRRAAHAGGGPRDRRQVRSRCDVADRVIALQAFHAGAAADDPALEPHPPAARAVLRAAEQLFRMAPGPLGPRSADPREALARCLLVAFPDRLARLRAGSGDRGTLVGGRGVRLTEPSRVSHEALFLAVDIDDARGEARTRLATAVERAWLDDPTTAANLHSADEIVFDPGRRRVAGRRRTRWIDLVLDEAPLPVGAGLAAEAAAVLAAEALAQAQRCFPAADSAPGRFRARVRWLAGLVPDLGLPPLDDGQLAGLLPDICRGLESLDDVATADWRPRLEALVGHDRLHLVDRLAPDTIALPAGRRTRVDYPAGGQPQVAARIQDFFGLAESPRIADGRVAVVLQLLGPDQRPRQVTSDLAGFWRTTYPGLRRELARRYPKHAWPEDPLAAR, encoded by the coding sequence ATGAACCAGCCCCCGCCACGGGAACCGCTGCCGCCGTGGGCGGCCGACCTGCCCGTCCGCGCGGTGCTCGACGACGTCGTCGCCGCGTCGCGCGGCGGTGCGGCGGTGGTCGTCGCCCCGCCGGGATCGGGCAAGACGCTGCTGGTGCCGGCGGCGCTCGTCGACGACCTCGGGGGCGCCGCGGTGATCCTCGTCCAGCCGCGGCGCCTCGCGGCCCGGGCGGTGGCGGCACAGATCGCGCGGCTCCGCGGCGGCGCGCTCGGCGACGAGGTCGGCTACCAGGTGCGTTTCGACACCTGCACGTCGCGGGCCACGCGGCTGTTCGTCGAGACGACCGGGATCGTCCTCCGCCGGCTCCTCGACGACATCGCGCTGCCGGGCACCGGCGCCGTCGTCCTCGACGAGTTTCACGAGCGCTCGGTGGAGATGGACCTCGTGTTCGGTCTCCTGCGCCGCGTCCGCGAGTCGCTCAGGCCCGACCTGCGGGTCGTCGTCACCAGCGCCACGCTCGCGGCCGGCCCGGTGGCGGCTGCGCTCGGGGGCTGCCCGGTGATCGAGGCGGCCGGGAGGATGTTTCCGGTCGAGGTCGTCCACCACGGGCGCGGGCCGCGCCGCGAGCTGGTCGAGATGGTGCGGCCGGCCGTCGAAGAGGCACTCGGGCGCACGCCCGGGCACGTGATCGTCTTCCTGCCGGGAGTCGGTGAGATCGCCGCCTGCCAGCGCGATCTCGACGGACTCGCCGCGCGCGGCGGCCACGACCTCCTCCCGCTCCACGGCGACCTCCCCCCCGAGCGCCAGGACGCGGCGCTGGCCGAGACCGGCCGGCGAAAGATCATCCTCGCGACCAACGTCGCCGAAACGTCGCTGACGATTCCCGGCGTGACCGCGGTGGTCGACTCGGGTCTGGCACGGCAGCTGGTCGTCAATCCGGCGACCGGTCTGCCGCGCCTCGAGCTGGTGGGCATCTCGCGGGCCGCCGCCGACCAGCGCGCCGGCCGCGCGGGGCGCACGGGGCCGGGGCGAGCCGTGCGGCTGTGGACCGAGGCGGAGCACGCTGGCCGCCCCGCCGCCGAGACCCCCGAGATCCTCCGCAGCGACCTCGCCGGGCCGCTCCTCTGGCTCGAAACACTCGGCGAGGCGACCGACTTTCCCTGGCTCGATCGCCCCTCCGAGGAGGCCCTGGCGACCGCCCGCCGGGTGCTCGAGCGCCTCGGCGCGGTCGATGCCGACGGGCGCGTGACCGCACAGGGACGCGAGATGGTGCGGCTCCCGACCCATCCCCGGCTCGGCCGGATGCTGATCGAGGGGGCGGCGCGGGGCGTGCTCCGGGAAGCCTCGATCGCGGCGGCGCTCGTCTCCGACCGGGATCCGTTCCGCCGCGCCGCCCATGCCGGAGGGGGCCCGCGCGACAGGCGCCAGGTGCGCTCACGCTGCGACGTCGCCGACCGCGTCATCGCCCTCCAGGCGTTTCATGCCGGCGCTGCCGCCGACGATCCCGCCCTCGAGCCCCACCCGCCGGCGGCCCGGGCGGTCCTCCGCGCCGCCGAGCAGCTGTTCCGGATGGCACCCGGCCCGCTCGGCCCGCGGAGCGCCGACCCGCGCGAGGCGCTGGCACGCTGCCTGCTGGTGGCGTTTCCCGACCGGCTCGCGCGCCTCCGCGCCGGGTCGGGAGACAGGGGCACGCTCGTCGGCGGGCGCGGCGTGCGCCTCACCGAGCCGTCGCGCGTCAGCCACGAAGCGCTGTTCCTTGCCGTGGACATCGACGACGCGCGGGGCGAGGCGCGGACGCGGCTGGCAACCGCCGTCGAGCGCGCCTGGCTCGACGACCCGACCACGGCGGCCAATCTCCATTCCGCCGACGAGATCGTCTTCGACCCGGGCCGGCGCCGCGTCGCCGGACGGCGGCGGACGCGGTGGATCGATCTCGTACTCGACGAGGCGCCGCTGCCGGTCGGCGCCGGCCTTGCCGCCGAGGCGGCCGCGGTCCTTGCCGCCGAGGCGCTGGCCCAGGCACAGCGCTGTTTCCCGGCAGCCGATTCGGCGCCGGGGCGCTTCCGCGCCCGGGTCCGCTGGCTTGCCGGACTCGTTCCCGACCTCGGCCTCCCGCCGCTCGACGACGGGCAACTCGCCGGCCTGCTGCCCGACATCTGCCGGGGCCTCGAATCGCTCGACGACGTCGCCACCGCCGACTGGCGGCCGCGCCTCGAGGCCCTCGTCGGTCATGACCGGCTCCACCTCGTCGACCGGCTGGCACCCGACACGATCGCGCTGCCGGCGGGGCGGCGAACGCGCGTCGACTATCCCGCCGGCGGTCAGCCACAGGTCGCGGCCCGGATCCAGGACTTCTTCGGGCTCGCCGAATCCCCGCGGATCGCCGACGGACGCGTCGCGGTGGTCCTGCAGCTGCTCGGCCCCGATCAGAGGCCGCGCCAGGTGACTTCCGACCTGGCGGGATTCTGGCGGACCACCTATCCGGGACTGCGGCGCGAGCTGGCCCGGCGCTATCCGAAGCACGCCTGGCCCGAGGATCCCCTGGCGGCGCGGTGA
- a CDS encoding Ldh family oxidoreductase, with the protein MAETFHVVPVEAHEALVAGAYRARGFDAAEAAAAARLATAATTHGIRTHNAIKALHLDEMFGSRQGGCVPGAAIRQLPGRFDAAEVWDAGRKLGQAVAWEAIETCIRLADRHGIGIVSVDNAFHYLWGGGYVMEAARRGYLAYTNCTASLAEVVPFQGAFPTLGTNPHSWGFPTTAAVGFPVVVDWATSVIAMGRVQQLKREGKPLPPGAAVDAQGRPTTDPDAVAALVPFGDHKGYGLSLINELVAAFIGGSLPTIRSRPRAPAAPGEKHSCCFFFQVIHPDAVSGGAFAAGRDQAANVAAVLADIRGHGNDRSLLPGEVEARAARRAGAAGGLLFSSAEVEALNDIAREAGLPALDPAPLATA; encoded by the coding sequence ATGGCAGAGACGTTCCACGTCGTCCCGGTGGAGGCCCACGAGGCGCTCGTCGCCGGCGCCTACCGGGCGCGTGGGTTCGACGCGGCGGAGGCCGCCGCCGCCGCGCGGCTCGCGACCGCGGCGACGACCCACGGGATCCGGACCCACAACGCGATCAAGGCGCTGCATCTCGACGAGATGTTCGGCTCGCGGCAGGGGGGCTGCGTGCCGGGAGCGGCGATCCGCCAGCTGCCGGGCCGGTTCGACGCCGCCGAAGTCTGGGACGCCGGCCGCAAGCTCGGCCAGGCCGTCGCCTGGGAGGCGATCGAGACCTGCATCCGCCTCGCCGACCGCCACGGCATCGGCATCGTCAGCGTCGACAACGCCTTCCATTACCTGTGGGGGGGCGGCTACGTCATGGAGGCCGCCCGGCGCGGCTACCTCGCCTACACCAACTGCACCGCGTCGCTGGCCGAGGTGGTGCCGTTCCAGGGGGCGTTCCCCACGCTCGGCACCAACCCGCACTCCTGGGGCTTCCCGACCACGGCCGCGGTCGGGTTTCCGGTGGTCGTCGACTGGGCGACCAGCGTGATCGCGATGGGGCGCGTGCAGCAGCTCAAGCGCGAAGGGAAACCGCTCCCTCCCGGCGCCGCGGTCGATGCCCAGGGACGCCCGACCACCGATCCCGACGCGGTGGCGGCGCTGGTGCCGTTCGGCGACCACAAGGGCTACGGCCTGTCGCTGATCAACGAGCTGGTCGCCGCGTTCATCGGTGGCTCGCTGCCGACGATCCGCAGCCGGCCGCGGGCCCCGGCCGCCCCGGGGGAGAAGCACTCCTGCTGCTTTTTCTTCCAGGTGATCCATCCCGATGCGGTCAGCGGCGGAGCGTTCGCCGCCGGCCGCGACCAGGCCGCCAACGTCGCGGCGGTCCTCGCCGACATCCGCGGCCATGGCAACGACCGGAGCCTCCTCCCCGGCGAGGTCGAGGCCCGGGCGGCGCGGCGTGCCGGCGCGGCCGGCGGGTTGCTGTTCTCGTCGGCCGAGGTCGAGGCCCTCAACGACATCGCCCGCGAGGCCGGCCTCCCGGCGCTCGACCCGGCGCCCCTGGCGACCGCCTGA
- a CDS encoding gluconolactonase, whose protein sequence is MHRPPARRRSAPAPRRRHRRRAPAPGRLRHGPRGCGGRDDDPPRPGAERTPQASHSPERSRGWKRSRRWAGTGSCMILPPGPIRTAPGGASTAAGHRRHRPIPEPAAMSFPVRSLAASFPRSRVFAPRPATVAQATARLAVGVALAAAAACGQAAFADPPAGEVLQFSFENSRIFPGTFRDYWVYVPRQYDGTTPACVHVNQDGIQFDAPKVFDRLIDEKKMPVTIGVFVMHGRVRAARPDALDRFNRSYEYDGLGGDYARFLLDELLPDVEKRTTSDGRKIVLSRAGNDRAIAGTSSGAIAAFTAAWERPDAFTRVFSGIGTYVGLRGGHGYATLVRKTEPKPIRIFLQGGSNDLNIYGGDWWIANQALERSLSFAGYDVRHEWGDGGHNGKHATELFPAAVEWLWRDWPQPVARGAGSSQLQDIVAAGGSGWERATSLAGFAATVDPTGRPALFHRETKTVDGVGRAETTWTEIGLPGSTPRDGGPLVATPPGMVSSAQIWRPDGTLVVAQEPAPAPDGRRQVTLVVCEPGRARPLAQLPPGRVGALAVRADGSLYATLAGTGPETPSRVVFIPAAEEAPRVVATLPGPAVATGVCLSPDQNLLYVADGASHWVHSFVVAADGTLADGQKYFHLHVPDTSDDAGADGLAVDRDGRLWVATAMGLQVCDQAGRVNVILPLPDGARPTSVAFGGPEFDSVVATTDTGAFTRRLKVRGAPGCLPPSLPAKPRL, encoded by the coding sequence ATGCATAGGCCGCCCGCGCGGCGACGCTCGGCACCGGCTCCGCGGCGCCGGCACCGGCGGCGAGCACCAGCGCCAGGCAGGCTGCGGCACGGACCACGAGGCTGCGGCGGCCGGGACGACGACCCCCCACGCCCCGGGGCGGAACGGACACCACAGGCATCGCACTCACCGGAGCGCTCGAGGGGCTGGAAACGATCGCGACGCTGGGCGGGGACAGGCTCGTGCATGATACTGCCTCCCGGTCCGATCCGGACAGCGCCCGGCGGCGCGTCGACCGCGGCCGGCCACCGCCGCCATCGTCCCATCCCGGAGCCTGCAGCGATGTCTTTCCCCGTGCGTTCCCTGGCAGCGTCGTTCCCCCGGTCGCGGGTCTTCGCGCCGCGCCCCGCCACCGTCGCGCAGGCGACGGCGCGGCTGGCGGTGGGAGTCGCGCTGGCCGCCGCGGCAGCCTGCGGGCAGGCCGCGTTCGCCGACCCCCCGGCCGGCGAGGTGCTCCAGTTCTCGTTCGAGAACAGCCGGATTTTCCCCGGCACGTTCCGTGACTACTGGGTCTACGTCCCGCGGCAGTACGACGGCACGACGCCGGCCTGCGTCCATGTCAACCAGGACGGGATCCAGTTCGACGCCCCGAAGGTCTTCGACCGGCTGATCGACGAAAAGAAGATGCCGGTCACGATCGGCGTGTTCGTGATGCACGGCCGCGTCAGGGCGGCCCGGCCGGACGCCCTCGACCGGTTCAACCGCAGCTACGAATACGACGGCCTCGGCGGCGATTACGCCCGCTTCCTTCTCGACGAACTGCTCCCCGACGTCGAGAAACGCACGACCTCGGACGGGAGGAAGATCGTCCTCTCCAGGGCCGGCAACGACCGGGCGATCGCCGGCACCAGCAGCGGCGCGATCGCCGCCTTCACCGCCGCCTGGGAGCGCCCCGACGCCTTCACGCGCGTGTTCAGCGGGATCGGCACCTACGTCGGCCTCCGCGGTGGCCACGGCTATGCGACGCTCGTGCGCAAGACCGAGCCGAAACCGATCCGGATCTTCCTCCAGGGGGGATCGAACGACCTCAACATCTACGGCGGCGACTGGTGGATCGCCAACCAGGCGCTCGAGCGCTCGCTCTCCTTCGCCGGCTACGACGTGCGCCACGAGTGGGGCGATGGCGGCCACAACGGCAAACATGCCACAGAGCTGTTTCCCGCCGCCGTCGAGTGGCTGTGGCGTGACTGGCCGCAGCCGGTCGCACGCGGCGCGGGGAGCAGCCAACTGCAGGACATCGTCGCCGCCGGCGGGAGCGGATGGGAACGGGCGACGAGCCTCGCCGGGTTTGCCGCCACCGTCGATCCGACCGGTCGCCCGGCGCTCTTCCACCGGGAAACCAAGACGGTCGACGGCGTGGGGCGGGCCGAGACGACCTGGACGGAGATCGGACTCCCCGGCAGCACGCCGCGCGACGGCGGGCCGCTCGTCGCCACACCGCCCGGGATGGTCAGCTCGGCCCAGATCTGGCGTCCCGACGGGACGCTCGTCGTCGCCCAGGAGCCGGCCCCGGCGCCCGACGGGCGCCGGCAGGTGACGCTGGTGGTGTGCGAGCCCGGGCGGGCGCGGCCGCTGGCCCAGCTGCCACCGGGGCGCGTCGGCGCCCTCGCCGTGCGCGCCGACGGCAGCCTGTATGCGACGCTGGCGGGCACCGGCCCCGAAACACCCTCGCGCGTCGTCTTCATCCCGGCCGCGGAAGAGGCGCCGCGCGTCGTCGCCACGCTTCCCGGTCCGGCAGTCGCCACGGGCGTCTGTCTGTCGCCGGACCAGAACCTGCTGTATGTCGCCGACGGCGCGTCGCACTGGGTCCACAGCTTCGTCGTGGCCGCCGACGGCACGCTCGCCGACGGGCAGAAATACTTCCACCTCCACGTGCCCGACACGAGCGACGACGCCGGCGCCGACGGGCTCGCCGTCGACCGCGACGGGCGCCTCTGGGTGGCGACCGCCATGGGGCTGCAGGTCTGCGATCAGGCGGGGCGCGTGAACGTGATCCTGCCGCTGCCCGACGGCGCACGGCCGACGAGCGTGGCCTTCGGCGGACCGGAGTTCGACTCCGTCGTGGCGACCACCGACACCGGCGCGTTCACACGCCGGCTGAAGGTCCGCGGCGCGCCCGGCTGCCTGCCCCCGAGCCTGCCGGCGAAGCCGCGACTGTGA
- a CDS encoding 3-phosphoglycerate dehydrogenase — protein sequence MKTPRILLTTTSFQDTPGEHHAALAATGWEVVTARGPLSEEATLAALADADATICGDDMLTRRVLDATAPRLKVVSKYGIGVDKIDVARCTELGIPVLFTPGVNHTTVAEHAFLLLLSLEKHLLFHADSTRAGGWKRQTGRELLGKTIGIVGLGRIGKEVAIRARAFGMPVIAHDVFWDDDFARDHGVARSATLAELLAAADYVSLHTNLTPETRHLVNAASIATMKPGAIVINCARGEIVDTAAVVDALRSGRLRGYGTDVLDEEPPPADHPLLRLPNCVVTPHVGSRTLESVQRQAMAAVTNLVRALRGEAPLAQVNPQVPVRAFG from the coding sequence ATGAAGACGCCGCGGATCCTCCTCACGACGACCTCGTTCCAGGACACGCCGGGGGAGCATCACGCGGCGCTGGCCGCCACCGGCTGGGAGGTGGTCACCGCCCGTGGGCCGCTCTCCGAGGAGGCGACGCTCGCCGCCCTCGCCGACGCCGACGCCACGATCTGCGGCGACGACATGCTCACCCGCCGCGTCCTCGACGCGACGGCGCCGCGGCTGAAGGTGGTGAGCAAATACGGCATCGGCGTCGACAAGATCGACGTCGCCCGCTGCACCGAACTGGGGATCCCGGTCCTGTTCACCCCCGGGGTCAACCACACCACGGTCGCCGAGCATGCCTTCCTGCTGCTGCTGTCGCTCGAGAAGCACCTCCTGTTCCACGCCGATTCGACGCGGGCCGGGGGCTGGAAGCGGCAGACCGGCCGGGAACTGCTCGGCAAGACGATCGGAATCGTCGGCCTCGGCCGGATCGGCAAGGAGGTTGCGATCCGGGCCCGGGCGTTCGGGATGCCGGTGATCGCCCACGACGTGTTCTGGGACGACGACTTCGCCCGGGACCATGGCGTCGCCCGGTCCGCGACGCTCGCCGAGCTGCTCGCCGCCGCCGACTACGTCTCGCTGCACACCAACCTCACCCCCGAGACGCGGCACCTCGTCAACGCGGCGTCGATCGCGACGATGAAGCCGGGCGCGATCGTGATCAATTGCGCCCGCGGCGAGATCGTCGACACCGCGGCGGTCGTCGACGCGCTGCGCTCCGGCCGCCTCCGCGGCTACGGCACCGACGTCCTCGACGAGGAGCCGCCGCCGGCCGACCACCCGCTCCTGCGGCTGCCCAACTGCGTCGTCACGCCGCACGTCGGCTCGCGGACGCTCGAGAGCGTGCAGCGGCAGGCGATGGCGGCGGTCACCAACCTCGTCCGCGCGCTGCGCGGCGAAGCGCCGCTGGCCCAGGTCAACCCCCAGGTGCCCGTCCGCGCGTTCGGCTGA
- a CDS encoding tetratricopeptide repeat protein encodes MPVVSVPPRGVGGRRPGRRSLVVRAAACLALVLAAGAGAAEPVPSVAARAAYASAAALQNRGAWDLAAQEWQALLRDHPADALVAKAQYQLGICRAKLGDWPAAAEAFRGVVTQAGADAETVALARFEWAKGTLVAAQATAVPADYGAAAALLGETVAAGVPPGLDTEARWYLGEARWQAGDREGALAAWREAAAPIPDSRAAATPRLADVLHSLGVAEAEAGDGSAALATLGRFAKLFPAHPLAADVALRRADLLVADDPRAAEKLLLPLASGPRADAALERIGAARWKAADWKGAAEAYGRLADRHADSPLAARGALLAARALTAAGDTGAARARLMKLVGSGAPIALEAAAELSRVELAEGRAAEALAAAERGLGLAVGVPSAAPAGVAALHLARADALWELPDRRADAEAAYRKVVGDHPGDGAAASARAVLALAALEAGRTAEAISETDALLAAAPAGDPLRIDVAAIRAEALLASGDTAAAVNAFARLAEDHPADARTGAWLVRQAAALGAGGDWKAARDQLARALPALDQTRPGPEARAEALLLEATAAVELGQPRDALVILERLARAVPPGTRAVDRDLLAIRARLDGGDAAGGLELAERLAAGRVPEGSREQVAFRLGQARMAAGRAEEALEAFAEVLRLAPQGPRAAPSLTASGWCHERASRLPEAIAAWTAAIERYPASSAATSALLARSDARARSGDPAAGLADAERLLAAHGDGSRPLDPRALGEARLVAATCLTAVGRAGEALALLDRLVGDDPGFPAGDRVCWERGLAALAAGDPTAAEESFTRLVDTFPRSPLVAAAWLERGEIAFLDDRPDAAAAAYEKALAAAPPAGAAIAEQARHKLGWVHTLRGDHAAAAAQFTRQIAAAPQGPWAVDGRALLGQSLFALGRVDEARKALAEALAEPERISSDGLRAVTLLRAAEAAARQDAWQDSLDLAERARAALPDAEAAGGTAAQAAYAAAAARQQLGQLAAAREGFRALADAATTPLAARARLMEGEVLFEEGRHDEAIRSFFKVAYGTAEGADYRPWQGQALFEAARCFEVLRQPDQARKLYGELVEKHPDSPQLAAARKRLAALGAATAAPGRDEEKR; translated from the coding sequence ATGCCTGTGGTGTCCGTTCCGCCCCGGGGCGTGGGGGGTCGTCGTCCCGGCCGCCGCAGCCTCGTGGTCCGTGCCGCAGCCTGCCTGGCGCTGGTGCTCGCCGCCGGTGCCGGCGCCGCGGAGCCGGTGCCGAGCGTCGCCGCGCGGGCGGCCTATGCATCGGCCGCCGCACTGCAAAATCGGGGTGCCTGGGATCTGGCGGCACAGGAGTGGCAGGCGCTGCTCCGCGACCATCCCGCCGACGCGCTCGTCGCCAAGGCGCAGTACCAACTCGGGATCTGTCGCGCGAAGCTCGGCGACTGGCCGGCGGCGGCCGAAGCCTTTCGCGGGGTCGTGACCCAGGCCGGTGCCGACGCCGAGACGGTGGCGCTGGCCCGCTTCGAATGGGCCAAGGGCACGCTCGTCGCCGCCCAGGCGACCGCGGTGCCGGCCGACTACGGCGCGGCCGCCGCGTTGCTCGGCGAGACGGTCGCCGCCGGAGTCCCGCCGGGCCTCGACACCGAGGCCCGCTGGTACCTCGGCGAGGCCCGCTGGCAGGCCGGTGATCGGGAGGGTGCGCTGGCGGCGTGGCGCGAGGCCGCCGCGCCGATCCCCGACTCGCGTGCCGCCGCCACGCCCCGTCTCGCCGACGTCCTCCATTCGTTGGGCGTGGCCGAAGCGGAGGCCGGCGACGGGAGTGCGGCGCTGGCGACGCTCGGCCGGTTCGCGAAGCTGTTCCCGGCGCATCCGCTCGCCGCCGACGTGGCCCTCCGCCGTGCCGATCTGCTCGTCGCCGACGATCCACGCGCCGCCGAGAAGCTCCTCCTGCCATTGGCGAGCGGACCGCGCGCCGACGCCGCGCTCGAGCGGATCGGCGCGGCGCGATGGAAGGCGGCCGATTGGAAGGGGGCCGCGGAAGCCTATGGCCGCCTCGCCGATCGCCACGCCGATTCGCCGCTCGCCGCCCGTGGCGCGCTCCTCGCCGCGCGGGCGCTCACCGCCGCCGGCGATACGGGGGCGGCACGGGCGCGGCTGATGAAGCTCGTCGGGTCCGGCGCCCCGATCGCATTGGAGGCGGCCGCCGAGCTGTCGCGGGTCGAATTGGCCGAGGGCCGCGCCGCCGAGGCGCTCGCCGCGGCCGAGCGCGGTCTCGGGCTTGCCGTAGGGGTTCCGTCGGCCGCACCCGCTGGCGTCGCCGCGCTCCACTTGGCGAGGGCCGACGCGCTATGGGAGCTCCCCGATCGCCGTGCCGATGCCGAGGCCGCTTACCGGAAGGTGGTCGGCGACCACCCCGGCGACGGCGCCGCCGCCAGTGCGCGGGCCGTGCTCGCCCTCGCCGCGCTCGAGGCGGGGCGGACGGCCGAGGCCATTTCGGAGACCGACGCGCTGCTCGCCGCCGCCCCGGCAGGCGACCCGCTCCGGATCGACGTCGCCGCGATCCGCGCCGAGGCGCTGCTCGCCTCGGGCGACACGGCGGCGGCCGTGAACGCGTTCGCACGGCTCGCCGAGGACCATCCCGCCGACGCACGCACCGGCGCCTGGCTCGTGCGCCAGGCCGCCGCGCTCGGCGCCGGCGGCGACTGGAAGGCGGCCCGCGACCAGCTCGCCCGCGCCCTGCCCGCTCTCGACCAGACCCGCCCCGGGCCCGAGGCCCGTGCCGAAGCGCTGTTGCTCGAGGCGACCGCGGCGGTCGAGCTCGGACAGCCGCGCGACGCCCTGGTGATCCTCGAGCGGCTCGCCCGCGCCGTTCCGCCGGGGACGCGCGCCGTCGACCGCGACCTGCTCGCGATCCGCGCCCGGCTCGACGGGGGCGATGCGGCGGGGGGGCTCGAGCTCGCCGAGCGGCTCGCGGCGGGCCGCGTGCCGGAGGGCTCGCGCGAGCAGGTGGCGTTCCGACTCGGCCAGGCGCGGATGGCGGCCGGCCGCGCCGAGGAGGCGCTCGAAGCGTTCGCCGAGGTGCTGCGCCTCGCGCCGCAGGGCCCGCGGGCGGCGCCGAGCCTGACCGCGTCGGGCTGGTGCCACGAGCGCGCCAGTCGGCTCCCGGAGGCGATCGCCGCGTGGACGGCTGCGATCGAGCGCTATCCTGCTTCGTCAGCGGCGACGTCGGCGTTGCTGGCCCGGTCCGACGCCCGGGCCCGCTCGGGTGATCCGGCCGCCGGGCTCGCCGACGCCGAGCGCCTGCTGGCAGCCCATGGCGACGGCAGCAGGCCGCTCGATCCGCGCGCGCTCGGCGAAGCGCGGCTGGTGGCCGCCACCTGCCTGACCGCGGTCGGCCGCGCGGGAGAGGCGCTGGCGCTGCTCGACCGGCTCGTCGGCGACGACCCGGGTTTTCCCGCCGGTGATCGCGTCTGCTGGGAACGGGGCCTGGCGGCGCTCGCGGCTGGGGATCCGACGGCGGCCGAGGAATCGTTCACGAGGCTCGTCGATACCTTCCCGCGTAGCCCGCTGGTGGCGGCCGCGTGGCTCGAGCGCGGCGAGATCGCCTTCCTCGACGACCGCCCCGATGCCGCTGCCGCCGCCTACGAGAAAGCACTCGCCGCGGCGCCGCCGGCGGGTGCGGCGATCGCCGAGCAGGCCCGCCACAAGCTCGGCTGGGTCCACACCCTGCGTGGCGACCATGCCGCGGCAGCCGCGCAATTCACCCGGCAGATCGCCGCGGCACCGCAGGGGCCGTGGGCGGTGGACGGCCGGGCACTGCTCGGCCAGTCGCTGTTCGCCCTCGGACGCGTCGACGAGGCGCGCAAGGCGCTCGCCGAGGCGCTCGCCGAGCCGGAGCGGATCTCGAGCGACGGCCTCCGCGCGGTGACGTTGCTCCGCGCCGCCGAGGCCGCGGCCCGCCAGGACGCCTGGCAGGACAGCCTCGACCTCGCCGAGCGCGCCCGCGCGGCGCTTCCCGACGCCGAGGCGGCCGGTGGCACGGCCGCGCAGGCCGCGTATGCCGCAGCGGCGGCACGCCAGCAACTCGGCCAGCTCGCCGCCGCGCGCGAGGGCTTCCGGGCGCTGGCCGACGCGGCCACGACGCCGTTGGCCGCGCGGGCCCGGCTGATGGAAGGCGAGGTGCTGTTCGAGGAGGGACGCCACGACGAGGCGATCCGGAGCTTCTTCAAGGTCGCCTACGGGACGGCCGAGGGGGCCGACTACCGCCCCTGGCAGGGGCAGGCGCTGTTCGAGGCGGCGCGGTGCTTCGAGGTCCTCAGGCAGCCCGATCAGGCGCGGAAGCTGTACGGCGAACTGGTCGAAAAACATCCCGATTCACCGCAGCTGGCGGCGGCTCGGAAGCGGCTGGCCGCGCTCGGCGCCGCGACCGCGGCGCCGGGGCGCGACGAGGAGAAACGATGA